A single window of Solanum dulcamara chromosome 5, daSolDulc1.2, whole genome shotgun sequence DNA harbors:
- the LOC129890528 gene encoding uncharacterized mitochondrial protein AtMg00810-like: MDYGETFSPAVKPTTIHTVLSLALSKAWPIHQLDVKNAFLHGELKDTMYMYQPLGYRDRDRPNHVCLLQKSLYGLKQALRAWYKCSKFAMKNLGLLSYFLGIAVTRHTTVLFLSQKKYAAEIIDRTGMSSCKPSPTRVDTKPKLRATTSTPFTDPSLYRSLAGALQYLTFTRPDITYAVQQVCLFMHDSRDEHMHTLKRIVRYLQGTLEYGLHLYPSSTTNLVSFTDADWGGCPDIRRLTSGYCVFMGDNLISWSAKRQATLSRSSAEAEYRGVANVVSESCCVIYLAGNPVQHQRTKHIEMDIHFIREKVARGQFRVLHVPSRYQIADIFTKGLPLVLFEDFWDSLSVRRPPALTTGVC, encoded by the exons ATGGATTATGGTGAGACATTTAGTCCGGCTGTCAAACCGACGACTATTCATACGGTTCTTAGTCTGGCTCTCTCCAAGGCATGGCCGATTCACCAGCTTGATGTCAAAAATGCTTTCTTACACGGCGAGCTCAAGGATACTATGTACATGTATCAACCTTTGGGTTATCGGGATCGTGATCGGCCTAATCATGTCTGTTTGCTGCAAAAATCTCTATATGGACTGAAACAGGCTCTGCGGGCTTGGTATAAATG TTCCAAATTTGCTATGAAGAATTTGGGCCTGTTGAGCTATTTCTTGGGCATTGCTGTCACTCGTCATACAACCgttttatttttatctcaaaagAAGTATGCAGCTGAGATTATTGACCGTACTGGCATGTCCTCGTGTAAGCCATCTCCTACTCGAGTTGATACAAAGCCGAAGCTTAGGGCTACTACCAGCACGCCGTTTACGGACCCTTCACTTTATCGGAGTCTTGCCGGGGCACTACAATACCTAACATTCACAAGACCCGATATTACCTATGCTGTGCAACAGGTGTGCTTGTTCATGCATGATTCACGGGATGAGCACATGCACACTCTCAAGCGCATCGTGCGCTACCTACAAGGTACGTTGGAGTATGGTCTTCACCTGTATCCCTCTTCCACAACCAACCTTGTCTCATTTACTGATGCTGATTGGGGTGGGTGCCCCGACATACGGCGTTTGACGTCGGGTTATTGTGTCTTTATGGGTGATAACTTGATCTCATGGTCTGCCAAACGTCAGGCTACTTTGTCCCGTTCGAGTGCCGAGGCAGAATATCGAGGGGTTGCCAATGTAGTTTCTGAGTCCTGTTG TGTCATATATCTGGCTGGTAATCCTGTTCAGCATCAACgcactaagcacattgagatggATATACATTTTATCCGGGAGAAGGTGGCTCGTGGCCAATTTAGGGTACTACATGTCCCCTCTCGTTATCAGATTGCAGATATCTTCACCAAAGGCCTTCCGTTGGTGTTATTTGAAGACTTTTGGGACAGTCTTAGCGTTCGGCGACCTCCCGCTTTGACTACGGGGGTGTGTTAG
- the LOC129889122 gene encoding synaptotagmin-5-like, whose product MFKSKHQLPNQNSVILPCSLPLVPRLPSFLSLTTPNIYSPTKKLFLSKESTLLNRFQTNMGFFMGFFLGIILGVGLIVCFARFQNNRSNARIDLAKSITAYARMIVQDSRKLLPPEAYPSWVVFSQKQKLSCMLNWLNQHLEKIWPYVDEAASELIRTSVEPVLEQYRPTILAALKFSKLTLGTVAPSFTGVSLLDGDPGEIIMELEMQWDGNPNIVLDIKTLVGVGLPIQVKNIGFTGVFRLIFKPLVAELPCFGAVCYSLRHKKNLDFTLKVVGGDISAIPGVSDAIEGTIRDAIEDSITWPVRNIVPILPGDYSDLELKPVGVLQVKLIEAKELTNKDLIGKSDPFVELFIRPLRDRTKKSKVIDNCLNPIWNEHFEFLVEDISTQHLTIRVYDDEGIQGAEFIGCARIDLKDLEPGKVKDVWLKLVKDLEIQRDTKNRGQVHLELLFCPFDMDSVFIKGFKPDYALTTLEKALRPEAANFSKAISEKKRDILFRGVLSVTVISAEDVPVTDLIGKSDPFVVLIMKKSEQKNKTRVLNNTLNPVWNQTFDFVVEDGLHDLLILEVWDHDTFGKDKIGRCIMTLTRVILEEEFKDTFTLDGAKSGRLTVHLKWTPQPIIRD is encoded by the exons ATGTTTAAGAGTAAGCATCAACTTCCGAATCAAAATTCTGTTATTCTCCCTTGCTCCCTCCCCCTGGTTCCGCGGCTTCCTTCCTTTCTTTCACTCACAACTCCCAACATTTACTCTCCAACAAAAAAATTGTTTCTTTCAAAAGAATCTACACTATTAAATAGGTTTCAAACAAACATGGGCTTCTTCATGGGGTTCTTCCTTGGTATTATATTGGGTGTTGGTCTCATAGTTTGTTTTGCTCGATTTCAGAATAACAGATCCAATGCTCGCATTGATTTg GCAAAATCCATAACAGCATATGCCAGGATGATAGTTCAAGATTCAAGAAAACTTCTGCCCCCTGAAGCATACCCTTCTTGGGTAGTCTTTTCACAAAAGCAAAAGTTGAGTTGCAT GTTGAATTGGCTTAACCAGCACTTGGAAAAAATTTGGccttatgttgatgag GCCGCATCAGAGTTGATTAGAACCTCTGTGGAGCCAGTTCTTGAGCAATATAGACCAACTATCTTAGCTGCtcttaaattttcaaagttgaCATTGGGTACTGTGGCTCCATCATTCACAG GAGTTTCCCTTCTTGATGGTGATCCTGGGGAAATTATTATGGAGTTGGAAATGCAGTGGGATGGAAATCCCAATATTGTTCTCGATATTAAGACTTTAGTTGGTGTAGGACTACCTATACAG GTCAAAAATATTGGATTCACCGGGGTTTTTCGATTGATATTTAAACCACTAGTTGCGGAGCTTCCTTGTTTCGGAGCTGTTTGTTATTCCTTGCGTCACAAG AAAAATTTGGATTTCACTCTCAAAGTTGTGGGTGGTGATATCTCAGCTATTCCTGGAGTATCAGATGCCATTGAG GGTACAATAAGGGATGCAATTGAAGATTCTATCACTTGGCCAGTCCGCAACATTGTTCCTATATTACCAGGAGACTATAG TGACCTGGAGCTAAAGCCGGTTGGTGTATTACAAGTTAAGCTCATCGAAGCCAAAGAATTAACTAATAAAGATCTCATTGGGAAGTCTGATCCTTTTGTTGAGTTATTTATACGTCCACTACGTGACAGGACAAAGAAAAGCAAAGTTATT GATAACTGCTTAAATCCAATCTGGAATGAGCACTTTGAGTTCTTAGTCGAAGACATATCCACTCAACATTTAACAATTAGAGTGTATGATGATGAAGGAATTCAGGGTGCTGAATTTATTGGTTGCGCTCGAATAGATTTGAAAGACCTTGAGCCTGGTAAAGTGAAAGATGTGTGGTTGAAATTGGTGAAGGATTTGGAGATTCAGCGAGACACAAAAAATAGAGGACAA GTGCACTTGGAGCTTCTCTTTTGTCCTTTTGACATGGATAGTGTGTTTATTAAGGGATTTAAACCCGACTATGCACTAACTACCTTGGAGAAAGCCCTTAGACCAGAGGCAGCTAATTTTTCAAAAGCAATATCGGAGAAGAAAAGGGACATCCTCTTTAGAGGAGTTCTTTCTGTGACAGTAATATCAGCAGAAGACGTACCTGTTACAGATCTAATAGGGAAATCAGATCCTTTTGTTGTTCTAATTATGAAAAAATctgaacaaaaaaataaaacccgA GTTCTAAACAACACCCTTAATCCAGTGTGGAATCAGACATTTGACTTTGTAGTTGAAGATGGATTACATGATTTGCTCATATTGGAAGTTTGGGACCATGACACCTTTGGAAAG GATAAAATTGGTAGATGCATCATGACCCTCACAAGAGTTATACTAGAAGAAGAATTTAAAGATACCTTTACCTTGGATGGTGCCAAGTCTGGGAGATTAACCGTTCATCTTAAATGGACACCGCAACCTATTATCCGAGATTAA
- the LOC129890527 gene encoding uncharacterized protein LOC129890527: protein MEAWNRLRDIFQDNKHSRAVTLEYDFTHVDMADFPNVYSYCQHLKSLADQLKNVGSPVANNRLVLQLVLGLTEPYQGVANLIRQRDPLPQFYQARSMLTLEEASRAKKAAQSSSAALVARLSKGPTDVPDNSSSHRHNSGGKRNHNRNNNGGRSRGSHGSRGGGRGAGSSGSPAGRGGQLGGSSSRGSTGQHSTAHHSP, encoded by the coding sequence ATGGAGGCTTGGAATCGCTTGCGTGATATCTTCCAGGATAACAAACACTCTCGTGCTGTCACCCTTGAGTACGACTTCACTCATGTCGACATGGCCGATTTTCCCAATGTCTATTCCTATTGTCAACATCTCAAATCTCTGGCGGATCAACTCAAGAATGTTGGCTCTCCAGTGGCTAACAATCGTCTAGTTCTTCAATTAGTCTTGGGACTTACCGAGCCCTACCAAGGTGTGGCGAATCTTATTCGCCAACGCGACCCTTTGCCACAATTTTATCAAGCCCGTTCGATGCTCACTCTTGAAGAAGCTAGCCGTGCTAAGAAAGCAGCCCAAAGTTCCTCCGCTGCATTAGTTGCTCGCTTGTCCAAAGGTCCCACTGATGTTCCTGATAATTCCTCTTCCCACCGCCATAATAGTGGTGGAAAGAGGAACCATAACCGCAATAATAATGGAGGCAGATCTCGCGGCAGCCATGGCAGTCGTGGCGGCGGCAGAGGAGCTGGTAGCAGCGGCAGTCCTGCTGGCCGTGGTGGTCAGTTGGGTGGCAGCAGCAGTCGCGGCAGCACTGGGCAGCATTCAACGGCGCATCACTCTCCATAA